One part of the Pannonibacter sp. XCT-53 genome encodes these proteins:
- a CDS encoding integration host factor subunit alpha — MGSRTVTRADLCEAVYQKVGLSRTESAELVERVLDEISDCLVTGESVKLSSFGSFVVRSKGERIGRNPKTGEEVPISPRRVMVFKPSNILKQKINETLTGDGKDD, encoded by the coding sequence ATGGGCAGCAGGACCGTGACGCGCGCCGACCTTTGCGAAGCCGTCTACCAAAAGGTCGGTCTGTCGAGAACCGAATCCGCCGAGCTGGTGGAACGGGTTCTCGACGAGATATCCGATTGCCTTGTCACCGGCGAATCCGTGAAACTGTCATCGTTCGGATCCTTCGTCGTCCGCTCGAAGGGGGAGCGCATCGGGCGCAACCCCAAGACGGGCGAAGAGGTGCCGATCTCGCCGCGCCGCGTGATGGTCTTCAAGCCGAGCAACATCCTCAAGCAGAAGATCAACGAGACGCTGACCGGGGACGGCAAGGACGACTGA
- a CDS encoding beta-ketoacyl-ACP synthase 3, with amino-acid sequence MSLLRSTVLGCGSYLPENFLTNDQLATMVDTSDDWIVQRTGIRKRHIASEGEFTSHLAVKAARRALDSAGLEPKDIDMIVLATATPDNTFPATAVTVQNELGMHHGFAFDVHAVCSGFVFATATADNFLKAGQARRALVIGAETFSRILDWEDRTTCVLFGDGAGAIVLEAREAAGTVADRGVLTTHLRSDGSHKSKLFVDGGPSSTKTVGHLRMEGKEVFKHAVGMITDVIEDAYTATGLGSDDLDWFVPHQANKRIIDASAKKLGIAPDKVVTTVDQHGNTSAASIPLALDTAVRDGRIKQGDLVMLEAMGGGFTWGSVLLRW; translated from the coding sequence GTGAGCCTGCTCCGTTCGACCGTTCTCGGCTGTGGCAGCTATCTGCCCGAGAACTTCCTGACCAATGACCAGCTGGCGACCATGGTCGACACCAGCGATGACTGGATCGTCCAGCGCACCGGCATCCGCAAGCGTCACATCGCCTCCGAGGGCGAGTTCACGTCGCATCTGGCGGTCAAGGCGGCCCGCCGCGCGCTCGACAGCGCCGGCCTCGAGCCGAAGGACATCGACATGATCGTCCTGGCGACCGCGACCCCGGACAACACCTTCCCGGCGACCGCCGTGACGGTGCAGAACGAGCTGGGCATGCACCACGGCTTTGCCTTCGACGTGCACGCGGTGTGTTCCGGTTTCGTCTTTGCCACGGCAACGGCCGACAATTTCCTCAAGGCCGGTCAGGCCCGTCGCGCGCTGGTGATCGGCGCGGAGACCTTCTCGCGCATCCTCGACTGGGAGGACCGGACCACCTGCGTGCTGTTCGGCGACGGCGCCGGCGCCATCGTGCTGGAGGCCCGCGAGGCGGCCGGCACCGTGGCGGACCGGGGCGTGCTGACGACGCATCTGCGCTCCGACGGCAGCCACAAGTCCAAGCTCTTCGTCGACGGCGGTCCGTCCTCGACCAAGACGGTCGGTCATCTGCGGATGGAAGGCAAGGAAGTCTTCAAGCACGCCGTCGGCATGATCACCGACGTGATCGAGGATGCCTACACGGCCACCGGCCTCGGGTCGGACGACCTCGACTGGTTCGTGCCGCACCAGGCCAACAAGCGCATCATCGATGCCAGCGCCAAGAAGCTCGGCATCGCGCCGGACAAGGTCGTGACCACGGTCGACCAGCATGGCAACACCTCGGCGGCGAGCATCCCGCTGGCGCTCGACACGGCGGTGCGTGACGGCCGCATCAAGCAGGGCGATCTCGTCATGCTGGAAGCCATGGGCGGCGGCTTCACCTGGGGCTCGGTGCTCTTGCGCTGGTAG
- a CDS encoding ubiquinol-cytochrome C chaperone family protein, whose product MVFGLFRRRTQPSEYALYGAIVAQARQPELYSRLGVPDTIDGRFDMMILHAVLLFRRLQGEGKEVAAVSQSVFDIFFADMDGSLREMGISDNAVPKKVKRMAEAFYGRAAAYGAALDAGDVHALAAAIDRNVFADASSPASALALAHYAVKSAAQLSAAPVKEILAARLPWPAPGEAASAGGKGPAEGGADAHGANHV is encoded by the coding sequence ATGGTTTTTGGCCTGTTTCGGCGCCGGACACAACCATCCGAATACGCGCTTTATGGCGCCATCGTGGCCCAGGCCCGTCAGCCCGAGCTTTATTCCCGGCTCGGGGTGCCGGACACCATCGATGGCAGGTTCGACATGATGATCCTGCATGCGGTTCTCCTGTTCCGCCGCCTGCAGGGCGAAGGCAAGGAGGTGGCCGCCGTGTCGCAGTCCGTCTTCGACATCTTCTTTGCCGACATGGACGGCTCGCTGCGCGAAATGGGCATCAGCGACAATGCCGTACCGAAAAAGGTGAAGCGGATGGCGGAGGCCTTCTACGGCCGTGCGGCGGCCTATGGCGCAGCCCTCGATGCCGGCGACGTGCATGCGCTGGCGGCCGCCATCGACCGCAATGTCTTTGCCGATGCCTCCAGCCCGGCCTCGGCTCTGGCGCTGGCTCACTATGCCGTGAAGTCGGCCGCGCAGCTTTCGGCAGCGCCCGTCAAGGAGATCCTGGCTGCCCGTCTGCCCTGGCCAGCCCCGGGCGAGGCGGCATCTGCAGGCGGCAAGGGCCCGGCAGAAGGCGGCGCGGACGCGCATGGAGCGAATCATGTCTGA
- a CDS encoding O-antigen ligase family protein, producing MSQSLTVPASDGLLRGRLVPVSRLGDAALWLAVFLGGFVIAEPAPYELLMAVLLAVWLFAGLKFRREIGPLIVLLLMFMAGGIMAVPFARDLPSGTMHMAVSAFLAATAMFYAALITERPDRIHIIERAYIASAFFCAILGIVGFFNLFPGAEVFTLNDRAKGTFQDPNVFGPFLLLPALLLMRRVMTGPMRTWGATLIVLPVLILGVFLSFSRGAWGMLAVAGLIVYLLVLINEQRADRRLRLVLLAVGGVVAVMALLLVALSIDQVADMFEQRAKLVQPYDGARLGRFARYSLGFEMAMERPLGLGPLEFNKYFPEDEHNVYMKAFTAYGWLGGIAWPVLMIWTLVALGRQMFRNHPWSYFAQCLFAVLIAHILVGIVIDIDRWRHLYLLLGLSWGLIAASRLSDRRLGIGLKPASAAVPARAPAAPAARAPARP from the coding sequence TTGAGCCAGTCGCTCACAGTCCCCGCGTCCGACGGGCTCCTGCGCGGGCGGCTCGTGCCCGTCAGCCGCCTTGGGGACGCGGCGCTGTGGCTGGCGGTGTTCCTTGGCGGCTTCGTGATCGCCGAACCGGCGCCCTACGAGCTGCTGATGGCGGTGCTGCTGGCGGTCTGGCTGTTCGCCGGGCTGAAGTTCCGCCGCGAGATCGGGCCGCTGATCGTGCTGCTGCTGATGTTCATGGCTGGCGGCATCATGGCGGTTCCCTTCGCCCGTGACCTGCCCTCCGGCACCATGCACATGGCCGTGTCCGCCTTCCTGGCGGCCACCGCCATGTTCTATGCCGCGCTGATCACCGAGCGGCCGGATCGCATCCACATCATCGAACGGGCCTACATCGCCAGCGCCTTCTTCTGCGCCATCCTCGGCATTGTCGGCTTCTTCAACCTGTTTCCCGGTGCCGAGGTCTTCACCCTGAACGACCGTGCCAAGGGCACGTTCCAGGATCCGAACGTGTTCGGTCCGTTCCTGCTGCTGCCGGCGCTGCTGCTGATGCGGCGGGTGATGACGGGGCCAATGCGCACATGGGGGGCGACCCTGATCGTGCTGCCGGTGCTGATCCTCGGCGTGTTCCTGTCCTTCTCGCGCGGCGCCTGGGGCATGCTCGCGGTCGCCGGTCTCATCGTCTACCTGCTGGTGCTGATCAACGAGCAGCGCGCCGACAGGCGGCTCAGGCTCGTGCTGCTGGCCGTCGGCGGCGTCGTGGCCGTGATGGCGCTTCTGCTCGTTGCCCTGTCGATCGACCAGGTCGCCGACATGTTCGAGCAGCGCGCCAAGCTGGTGCAGCCCTATGACGGCGCCCGGCTCGGCCGCTTCGCCCGCTACAGTCTCGGCTTCGAGATGGCCATGGAACGGCCGCTCGGCCTCGGGCCGCTTGAGTTCAACAAGTACTTTCCCGAGGACGAGCACAACGTCTACATGAAGGCGTTCACCGCCTACGGCTGGCTCGGCGGCATTGCCTGGCCCGTGCTGATGATCTGGACGCTGGTGGCGCTCGGCCGGCAGATGTTCCGCAACCACCCCTGGTCCTATTTCGCCCAGTGCCTGTTTGCCGTGCTGATCGCGCATATCCTGGTCGGCATCGTCATCGACATCGACCGCTGGCGCCACCTCTACCTGCTGCTCGGCCTGTCCTGGGGACTGATCGCGGCCTCCCGGCTCAGCGACCGGCGGCTCGGCATCGGCCTGAAGCCTGCCTCCGCTGCGGTCCCTGCCCGAGCGCCTGCGGCGCCTGCGGCACGGGCTCCGGCTCGCCCCTGA
- a CDS encoding MerR family transcriptional regulator, producing the protein MSLEKSPDAFRTISEVAEDLDLPQHVLRFWETRFTQIKPLKRGGGRRYYRPDDVELLRGIRHLLYGEGYTIKGVQRILKEQGPRFVMQIWREDAIPLAAAVRMDLEDEDDDTPPQLTPPPRRTVVSEPVSTRSDAGHGLPSEVLPKGLLSDDDPRAPGNSQHRGGFRFMDRFRGDKAEGQAGGSGALSKDDVRKLQATLFELLECKRLLDQAR; encoded by the coding sequence ATGTCGCTTGAGAAAAGCCCTGATGCGTTCCGCACCATCAGCGAAGTGGCCGAGGATCTCGACCTGCCGCAGCACGTGCTGCGCTTCTGGGAAACCCGGTTCACCCAGATCAAGCCGCTGAAGCGCGGCGGGGGCCGGCGCTATTACCGCCCCGACGATGTGGAGCTTTTGCGCGGCATCCGCCATCTGCTCTACGGGGAAGGCTACACCATCAAGGGCGTGCAGCGCATCCTGAAGGAGCAGGGGCCGCGCTTCGTCATGCAGATCTGGCGCGAGGATGCCATTCCGCTGGCCGCGGCCGTGCGCATGGATCTGGAGGACGAGGACGACGACACGCCGCCGCAGCTGACCCCGCCGCCGCGCCGCACCGTGGTGAGCGAGCCGGTCTCGACCCGCAGCGACGCCGGTCACGGACTGCCGAGCGAGGTGCTGCCCAAGGGCCTGCTCTCTGACGACGACCCGCGCGCACCCGGAAACAGCCAGCACCGCGGCGGTTTCCGCTTCATGGACCGGTTCCGTGGCGACAAGGCGGAGGGACAGGCGGGCGGCTCGGGCGCGCTGTCGAAGGATGACGTGCGCAAGCTGCAGGCGACGCTGTTCGAGCTGCTGGAGTGCAAGCGCCTGCTCGATCAGGCCCGCTAG
- a CDS encoding outer membrane protein assembly factor BamE translates to MKTKSHVVMLPILLGLTLGGCFTQTFNHGHTISPDMLQQVQVGSSKENVELVLGSPSTTSDISGLVYYYISQVSQTTAFMGNKIVEQRVVAVYFDEEGFVKDIANYGMQDGKVFDFISRTTRTGGADYGFITQILRGATTPSLGL, encoded by the coding sequence ATGAAGACCAAGTCGCATGTGGTGATGCTTCCCATTCTCCTCGGCCTGACCCTTGGAGGCTGCTTCACCCAGACCTTCAATCATGGCCACACGATCTCGCCGGACATGCTGCAGCAGGTCCAGGTCGGGTCGAGCAAGGAAAATGTCGAGCTGGTGCTTGGCTCGCCCTCGACGACCTCCGACATCAGCGGCCTCGTCTACTACTACATCTCGCAGGTCTCGCAGACCACCGCCTTCATGGGCAACAAGATCGTCGAGCAGCGCGTCGTCGCCGTCTACTTCGACGAGGAAGGCTTCGTGAAGGACATTGCCAACTACGGCATGCAGGATGGCAAGGTCTTCGACTTCATCTCGCGCACGACGCGCACCGGCGGTGCCGACTACGGCTTCATCACCCAGATCCTGCGCGGAGCCACCACCCCGTCGCTGGGCCTGTAA
- a CDS encoding undecaprenyl-phosphate glucose phosphotransferase translates to MIATSADRPFPTDAPLAAPLTSPLAAPLAAPVTASGAAPDPAATEDAEALRRRLAEELRSTTTADAVRPAASQPLMSADALRIADSLRSDGISRPVLEGVVRLADAVMVLATGLAVFALAGSGAATGALPLALLAVGLVSALAFFHAFDCYQVPVMRAGLAQAGRIAGGWTLVFAIAAIAIATTPLTAHVPASVFGAWYVAGLAGLVGMRFLLSRLVRSWMASGRLERRAVIVGGGTAAADLIHELESQKDNDIRICGIFDDRANDRSPAVVAGYPKLGNIDALVEFARRARIDMLIVCIPLRAEKRVLELLRKLWVLPIDIRLSAHTDKMRFRSRGSSFIGTVPFVDVVEKPITDWDMVAKRVFDVVVASLAIVALAPVMLATAIAIRLDSKGPVLFRQKRYGFNNEIIDVLKFRSMYHDMADPAAKKVVTKGDPRVTKVGRFIRRTSIDELPQLFNVLAGTLSLVGPRPHAVNAHTNDQTWDEVVYGYFARHKVKPGVTGWAQINGWRGEVDTQEKIQKRVEFDLYYIENWSILFDIKILALTPVRLLNTENAY, encoded by the coding sequence ATGATCGCAACCTCCGCTGACCGCCCCTTTCCGACAGATGCGCCTCTTGCAGCGCCCCTGACCTCGCCCCTGGCCGCACCTCTGGCCGCACCGGTCACCGCGTCTGGTGCCGCGCCGGACCCTGCTGCGACCGAGGATGCCGAGGCCCTGCGCCGCCGGCTTGCCGAGGAGCTGCGCAGCACCACAACGGCCGACGCCGTCCGCCCGGCGGCATCCCAGCCGCTGATGTCGGCCGATGCGCTGCGCATTGCCGACAGCCTGCGCTCCGACGGGATCTCCCGTCCGGTGCTGGAAGGGGTCGTCCGCCTCGCCGATGCGGTGATGGTGCTGGCGACCGGGCTGGCGGTCTTCGCCCTGGCCGGGTCCGGGGCAGCCACCGGCGCGCTGCCGCTCGCCCTGCTTGCGGTTGGCCTCGTCTCGGCGCTTGCCTTCTTCCATGCCTTTGATTGCTACCAGGTGCCAGTGATGCGGGCGGGGCTTGCCCAGGCCGGACGGATCGCCGGTGGCTGGACGCTGGTCTTCGCCATTGCCGCCATCGCCATCGCCACGACGCCGCTGACCGCCCATGTGCCGGCCAGCGTGTTCGGGGCCTGGTACGTGGCGGGACTGGCCGGGCTCGTCGGCATGCGCTTCCTGCTGTCGCGGCTGGTGCGGAGCTGGATGGCCAGCGGCCGGCTCGAGCGCCGGGCGGTGATCGTCGGCGGCGGCACGGCGGCGGCCGATCTCATCCACGAGCTGGAATCGCAGAAGGACAACGACATCCGCATCTGCGGCATCTTTGACGACCGGGCAAACGACCGCTCGCCGGCCGTGGTTGCGGGCTATCCCAAGCTCGGCAACATCGACGCGCTGGTGGAGTTCGCCCGCCGCGCCCGCATCGACATGCTGATCGTCTGCATTCCGCTCAGGGCCGAGAAGCGCGTGCTGGAGCTCCTGCGCAAGCTCTGGGTGCTGCCGATCGACATCCGCCTGTCCGCCCACACCGACAAGATGCGCTTCCGCAGCCGTGGCTCCTCCTTCATCGGCACGGTGCCCTTCGTCGATGTGGTCGAGAAGCCGATCACCGACTGGGACATGGTCGCCAAGCGGGTCTTCGACGTGGTCGTGGCCAGCCTTGCCATCGTCGCGCTTGCCCCGGTGATGCTGGCGACCGCCATCGCCATCCGGCTCGACAGCAAGGGACCGGTGCTGTTCCGCCAGAAGCGCTATGGCTTCAACAACGAGATCATCGACGTCCTGAAGTTCCGCTCGATGTATCACGACATGGCAGACCCGGCGGCAAAGAAGGTCGTCACCAAGGGCGACCCGCGCGTCACCAAGGTCGGCCGCTTCATCCGCCGCACCTCCATCGACGAGCTGCCGCAGCTCTTCAACGTGCTGGCCGGCACCCTGTCGCTGGTGGGCCCGCGGCCGCATGCGGTCAACGCCCACACCAATGACCAGACCTGGGACGAGGTGGTCTACGGCTACTTCGCCCGCCACAAGGTCAAGCCCGGCGTCACCGGCTGGGCCCAGATCAACGGCTGGCGCGGCGAGGTCGACACCCAGGAAAAGATCCAGAAGCGCGTCGAGTTCGACCTTTACTACATCGAGAACTGGTCCATCCTGTTCGACATCAAGATCCTCGCGCTCACGCCGGTGCGCCTCCTCAACACGGAGAACGCGTATTGA
- a CDS encoding YceD family protein produces the protein MSDTDFPYSHRFDVSRLGNRIQTVTLAPDAAALARMAETYGLQVLDSLTAELEIRPWRKAGVYVTGSLTAQGQQRCVVTLEPVPMSVTDRFERAYDPAPVEGRRAPDLADDGEIEIDLDAPEPPDDIIDGTIDLGALVCEQFVLALDPFPRAPGAELDYVAPPEAEPSEDERPNPFAVLQKLKDKDPQ, from the coding sequence ATGTCTGATACCGATTTTCCCTATTCGCACCGCTTCGACGTCTCGCGCCTCGGCAACCGGATCCAGACCGTGACCCTCGCCCCGGACGCGGCCGCGCTCGCGCGGATGGCCGAGACCTACGGGCTGCAGGTGCTGGACAGCCTGACGGCGGAGCTGGAGATCCGGCCCTGGCGCAAGGCAGGCGTCTATGTCACCGGCAGCCTGACGGCGCAGGGGCAGCAGCGCTGCGTCGTCACGCTGGAACCCGTGCCGATGTCGGTGACCGACCGGTTCGAGCGGGCCTATGATCCGGCCCCGGTCGAAGGCCGGCGCGCGCCCGACCTTGCCGACGACGGCGAGATCGAGATCGACCTGGATGCGCCCGAGCCGCCCGATGACATCATCGACGGCACCATCGATCTCGGCGCGCTGGTCTGCGAGCAGTTCGTGCTGGCTCTCGACCCGTTCCCGCGGGCACCCGGTGCCGAACTTGACTATGTGGCACCGCCGGAGGCCGAGCCCTCTGAAGACGAACGCCCAAATCCCTTTGCCGTGCTGCAAAAGCTCAAGGACAAGGATCCCCAATAG
- the plsX gene encoding phosphate acyltransferase PlsX, which produces MAKPIHIALDVMGGDAGAEMVLPGAELALLRHPDIRFLLYGNERVVLPLLDKYPRLRDASTFFHCDVAVAMDAKPSQALRQGRWRSSMWRAIEAVKTGDADVAVSAGNTGALMAMSKFCLRTMANIERPAIAAIWPTVRGESVVLDVGATIGADAQQLIDFAILGGAMARALFGVQKPTVGLLNIGVEEVKGLEEVRTAGRIMKEVPFRSFSYAGFVEGDDLGKGTVDVVVTEGFAGNIALKTAEGTAKQIGGYLKSAMQRTWMAKLGYLLAKGAFDRLREKMDPRKVNGGVFLGLNGVVIKSHGGTDAEGFASAIALAHGMVRNELIHKIAQDLVHYHRGRYVVPSDNSEGDE; this is translated from the coding sequence ATGGCGAAACCCATTCATATTGCACTCGATGTCATGGGCGGTGATGCCGGCGCCGAGATGGTGCTGCCGGGCGCGGAACTCGCGCTGCTGCGTCATCCCGACATCCGCTTCCTGCTTTATGGCAACGAGCGCGTGGTTCTGCCGCTTCTGGACAAATACCCGCGCCTGCGTGACGCCTCGACCTTCTTCCATTGCGACGTGGCCGTGGCGATGGACGCCAAGCCCAGCCAGGCACTGCGTCAGGGCCGCTGGCGCTCGTCCATGTGGCGGGCCATCGAAGCGGTGAAGACGGGCGATGCCGATGTCGCCGTCTCGGCCGGCAACACCGGCGCGCTGATGGCCATGTCCAAGTTCTGCCTGCGCACCATGGCCAACATCGAACGCCCGGCGATTGCCGCGATCTGGCCGACCGTGCGCGGGGAATCCGTCGTGCTGGATGTCGGCGCGACGATCGGTGCCGACGCGCAGCAGCTGATCGACTTCGCCATCCTTGGCGGTGCCATGGCACGCGCCCTGTTCGGCGTGCAGAAGCCGACCGTGGGCCTCCTCAACATCGGCGTCGAGGAAGTGAAGGGCCTGGAAGAGGTCCGCACCGCCGGTCGCATCATGAAGGAAGTGCCCTTCCGCTCCTTCTCCTACGCCGGCTTCGTCGAAGGCGACGATCTCGGCAAGGGCACGGTGGACGTGGTGGTGACGGAAGGATTTGCCGGCAACATCGCGCTGAAGACCGCCGAAGGCACCGCCAAGCAGATCGGCGGCTACCTGAAGTCCGCCATGCAGCGCACCTGGATGGCCAAGCTCGGCTATCTGCTGGCCAAGGGCGCCTTCGACCGGCTGCGCGAGAAGATGGATCCGCGCAAGGTCAACGGCGGCGTGTTCCTCGGCCTCAACGGCGTGGTGATCAAGAGCCACGGCGGCACCGATGCGGAGGGATTTGCCAGCGCAATTGCCCTTGCACATGGCATGGTGCGTAACGAACTCATACACAAGATCGCACAGGACCTGGTTCACTATCATCGTGGCCGGTATGTCGTGCCCTCTGACAACTCCGAAGGTGACGAGTGA